A part of Aegilops tauschii subsp. strangulata cultivar AL8/78 chromosome 2, Aet v6.0, whole genome shotgun sequence genomic DNA contains:
- the LOC109786349 gene encoding cytochrome P450 78A5 codes for MDLSMATGPEDSLLLLLLPATTLLPPLLAVLLLAASLLWLSPGGPAWALSLCLRPPPGPPGVVTALSSPVAHRVMAALSRSVHGGAALMSFSVGLTRVVVSSRQDTAREILVNPAFGDRPVKDAARHLLFHRAMGFAPSGDTHWRALRRLAAAHLFGPRRVAASAPHRSSIGARMLGDVASLMARHGEVAPRRFLHAASLNHVMAVVFGKRYDDFTSQEGALVEEMVNEGYDLLGTFNWADHLPFLKWLDLQGVRRRCNRLVRQVEAYVGNIIQEHKARRASGSGIADELSGDFVDVLLGLDGEDKMSESDMIAVLWEMIFRGTDTVAILMEWIMARMVLHPEIQSKARVELDAVVGRGRAVTDEDVARLPYIQCIVKETLRMHPPGPLLSWARLAVHDAHVGAHLVPAGTTAMVNMWAIAHDAAVWPEPEQFRPERFMEEEVSVLGSDLRLAPFGAGRRVCPGKMLALATVHLWLAQLLHRFEWAPSGSVDLSEHLKMSLEMATPLVCRAVAR; via the exons ATGGATCTTTCCATGGCTACCGGCCCGGAAGACtccctcctcctgctcctcctcccgGCTACCACCCTGCTCCCACCCCTGCTCGCCGTGCTCCTCCTCGCCGCCTCACTCCTGTGGCTCTCACCGGGCGGTCCGGCGTGGGCCTTGTCCCTCTGCCTTCGCCCGCCGCCAGGCCCACCAGGCGTGGTCACCGCGCTCTCCAGCCCCGTGGCGCACCGCGTCATGGCGGCGCTGTCCCGCTCTGTCCATGGCGGCGCGGCATTGATGTCCTTCTCCGTCGGCCTAACCCGCGTCGTCGTGTCGAGCCGGCAAGATACAGCGCGTGAGATACTCGTCAACCCGGCGTTCGGCGACCGCCCCGTGAAGGACGCGGCGCGCCACCTCCTCTTCCACCGCGCAATGGGCTTCGCCCCGTCGGGCGACACCCATTGGCGTGCCCTCCGCCGTCTCGCCGCGGCGCACCTCTTCGGCCCGCGCCGCGTGGCGGCCTCCGCACCCCACCGCTCCTCTATTGGGGCGCGCATGCTCGGCGACGTCGCCTCCCTCATGGCCCGCCACGGCGAAGTCGCCCCTCGGCGGTTCCTGCACGCGGCGTCCCTAAACCACGTCATGGCCGTCGTCTTCGGCAAGCGCTACGACGATTTCACAAGCCAAGAAGGTGCCCTCGTGGAGGAGATGGTAAACGAAGGGTACGACCTCCTCGGCACGTTCAACTGGGCAGATCACCTGCCATTCCTCAAGTGGCTCGACCTCCAGGGCGTGCGCCGCCGGTGCAACAGGTTAGTCCGGCAGGTGGAGGCGTATGTGGGTAACATCATTCAGGAGCACAAGGCGAGGCGCGCCAGCGGATCAGGCATTGCGGATGAGCTCTCCGGCGACTTCGTCGATGTGCTCCTCGGCCTCGACGGAGAAGACAAGATGTCAGAGTCCGACATGATCGCCGTTCTTTGG GAGATGATCTTTAGAGGGACGGACACGGTGGCGATCTTGATGGAGTGGATCATGGCGAGGATGGTGCTGCACCCGGAGATCCAGTCGAAGGCCCGGGTGGAGCTGGACGCCGTGGTGGGCCGGGGCAGGGCCGTGACGGACGAGGACGTGGCGAGGCTCCCCTACATCCAGTGCATCGTCAAGGAGACGCTGCGCATGCACCCGCCGGGCCCGCTCCTCTCGTGGGCGCGGCTGGCTGTGCACGACGCACACGTCGGCGCCCACCTCGTCCCGGCCGGCACGACGGCGATGGTGAACATGTGGGCCATCGCGCACGACGCGGCGGTGTGGCCCGAGCCGGAGCAGTTCCGGCCGGAGCGGTTCATGGAGGAGGAGGTGAGCGTGCTGGGCAGCGACCTCCGCCTGGCCCCGTTCGGCGCCGGGCGGCGCGTGTGCCCCGGCAAGATGCTGGCCCTCGCCACCGTCCACCTCtggctcgcccagctgctgcacCGGTTCGAGTGGGCGCCCTCGGGGAGCGTCGACCTGTCAGAGCACCTCAAGATGTCACTGGAGATGGCCACGCCGCTGGTCTGCAGGGCCGTGGCTCGCTAG